A single genomic interval of Longimicrobiaceae bacterium harbors:
- the trpA gene encoding tryptophan synthase subunit alpha, translating into MASTSGTISSDSSLHAAFSRARQEGRAALVLYTTSGHPEPERGLETLIKLADAGADVIELGIPFSDPLADGPTIQRSSFEVINKGVDLRWSLELLRRFRAQRSTPVVVFSYLNPIMSYGVDAFLRDAGEAGAQGVLVTDLPLGSDPELEAKFSAADLDLIRLIAPTTSSDRVREIAAAASGFLYYVSRTGVTGVREELTASLEAEVAAVRAVTTLPVAVGFGISTPAQAGAVSRIADGVVVGSALVDRLAREGLESAARFVAELRQAL; encoded by the coding sequence ATGGCATCAACGTCAGGGACTATTTCGTCTGATTCGTCGCTCCACGCGGCGTTCTCGCGTGCGCGGCAGGAAGGCCGGGCGGCGCTCGTGCTGTATACCACCTCGGGTCACCCGGAGCCGGAACGCGGGCTCGAGACGCTGATCAAGCTCGCCGACGCTGGGGCCGACGTGATCGAGCTGGGGATCCCGTTCAGCGATCCCCTCGCCGACGGCCCGACCATCCAGCGCTCCTCCTTCGAGGTGATCAACAAGGGGGTCGACCTGCGCTGGTCGCTCGAACTCCTGCGTCGCTTCCGCGCGCAGCGTAGCACGCCGGTGGTCGTGTTCAGCTACCTGAACCCCATCATGAGCTACGGCGTGGACGCCTTCCTCCGCGACGCGGGAGAAGCGGGAGCGCAGGGTGTGCTGGTGACCGATCTACCGCTGGGGAGTGACCCGGAGCTGGAGGCGAAGTTCAGCGCCGCCGACCTCGATCTGATCCGCCTGATCGCGCCGACCACCTCTTCCGACCGGGTTCGGGAGATCGCGGCCGCGGCGAGCGGATTCCTGTACTACGTATCGCGCACCGGTGTGACCGGTGTGCGAGAGGAGCTGACCGCGAGCCTCGAAGCGGAGGTGGCGGCGGTGCGCGCGGTGACGACCCTGCCCGTGGCGGTCGGCTTCGGCATCTCCACGCCCGCGCAGGCCGGAGCCGTCTCGCGCATCGCCGACGGTGTGGTGGTGGGCAGCGCGCTGGTGGACCGGCTCGCCCGCGAAGGGTTGGAGTCGGCGGCGAGGTTCGTCGCCGAGCTACGGCAGGCGCTCTGA
- a CDS encoding HD domain-containing phosphohydrolase: protein MSDGDRAAQQLGRDFVFALHAALRALRLYPLENRAVQNALTELEQVAGRLLGSEGGISLHYVGDYCFVNDLRMRIDVGSFATFGALSRLLASHGIGQVEVAEGVTRDEWTRFLTRLNAEPLPDDPLGQMNDRLTRAGVTHILLTAPEQGGSAGSPDEAKEIAKKTYLQSVAVAREVMLGVRMGKAVSVRRVKRAVQQIVDQVLQNETTMLGMTVLRDYDQYTFAHSVNVCIFSVALGKKLGLAREQLYELGMGALLHDMGKVKLPIELTNKEGALEEAEWELVREHPTEGLLALMELRGLGTLPLRAMLLAYEHHMKIDQSGYPRSIRPRSPTLFSRIVAIADGFDAATTKRSYQANPALPDQVLRDMRDNPKRGVDPLLVKAFISLTGYYPVGSVVILDNYELAVVVAPGKAPDAHHQPIVRVIYDELGQPLDVPRTLDLTETDPATGRPRRSIIKTTDPERYGINVRDYFV, encoded by the coding sequence ATGAGCGACGGCGATCGGGCGGCGCAGCAGCTCGGGCGCGATTTCGTGTTCGCCCTGCACGCCGCTCTGCGGGCGCTGCGGCTCTACCCGCTAGAGAACCGCGCGGTGCAGAACGCCCTCACCGAACTGGAGCAGGTCGCGGGGCGGCTGCTCGGGTCGGAGGGGGGCATCTCGCTGCACTACGTGGGCGATTACTGCTTCGTCAACGACCTGCGGATGCGGATCGACGTGGGAAGCTTCGCCACCTTCGGCGCGCTCAGCCGGCTGCTCGCTTCCCACGGCATCGGCCAGGTGGAGGTCGCCGAGGGCGTGACGCGCGACGAGTGGACGCGCTTCCTCACCCGCCTGAACGCGGAGCCCTTGCCCGACGATCCGCTGGGCCAGATGAACGATCGCCTGACGCGGGCCGGGGTCACCCACATCCTCCTTACCGCACCCGAGCAGGGGGGCAGCGCGGGGTCGCCGGACGAGGCGAAAGAGATCGCAAAAAAGACCTACCTGCAGTCGGTCGCGGTCGCCCGGGAGGTAATGCTGGGGGTGCGGATGGGCAAAGCGGTGAGCGTACGCCGCGTGAAGCGTGCAGTGCAGCAGATCGTCGATCAGGTGCTGCAGAACGAGACGACCATGCTCGGCATGACCGTCCTGCGCGATTACGACCAGTACACCTTCGCGCACTCGGTCAACGTCTGCATATTCAGCGTTGCGCTGGGCAAGAAGCTCGGCCTCGCGCGGGAGCAGCTCTACGAGCTGGGGATGGGGGCCTTGCTGCACGACATGGGCAAGGTGAAGCTCCCCATCGAGCTCACCAACAAAGAGGGGGCGTTGGAGGAGGCGGAGTGGGAGCTCGTCCGCGAGCATCCCACCGAAGGGCTGCTGGCGCTGATGGAGCTGCGCGGACTGGGCACTCTGCCTCTGCGCGCGATGCTCCTCGCCTACGAGCACCACATGAAGATCGATCAGAGCGGCTATCCCCGCTCGATCCGGCCCCGCTCACCGACCCTCTTCTCGCGCATCGTGGCGATCGCGGACGGCTTCGACGCGGCAACCACGAAGCGCAGCTACCAGGCGAATCCGGCCCTGCCGGACCAGGTGCTGCGCGACATGCGGGACAACCCCAAGCGCGGGGTGGACCCGTTGCTGGTCAAGGCATTCATCAGCCTGACCGGCTATTATCCCGTGGGTAGCGTGGTCATTCTCGACAACTACGAGCTAGCGGTGGTGGTGGCGCCCGGCAAGGCACCGGACGCTCACCACCAGCCCATCGTGCGGGTGATCTACGACGAGCTGGGGCAGCCGCTGGACGTGCCGCGCACGCTGGACCTGACCGAGACCGACCCGGCAACGGGGCGGCCGCGGCGCTCGATCATCAAGACGACCGACCCGGAGAGGTATGGCATCAACGTCAGGGACTATTTCGTCTGA
- a CDS encoding NFACT RNA binding domain-containing protein: protein MSNAIRYDPLLIRYLAEELDRRLRGRVCGSTPFFAARRVALLALDGGEALEMDLHPLRGWIRIVPWEADAAPLDAVCAGVHAPPDERRLTIEIDAADRFRSGARRLEVELMANQWNVLLVSAEDERIHSTLWSRRAGTRALTPGARYEPPSSSDRYGAAAVNREAARRRWRETLGGVAASEREGVLIREFAWTGRVNAASILGSDAQAPDSGVDGDAIEQAFERWWALCALPPSRPVVLHTPYGLQPYPLPLHGYRWERAESLLEAMDRVAQAAPAEKGTPNGEDAALLTAARTRLEMAERRAERLADEVARSGGAERLREQADLLLARLHEVPRGAEEVEISGWDGERVRIRLDPTRSAADNATEWYAEARRRERAAERLPAMLEKARAEVERWREAVRLGEAGSLPDWVSAEIERERAKGRQTSGTQTSALPYRVFRSSGGLEIRVGRNSKANDQLTFSHSSPSDVWMHARSVPGSHVILRWRDPEGAPPARDLEEAARLAAYYSKARTSGIVPVDWTRRKYVRKHRGAPPGTVVPSRVKTLFVEPKKPPEPA, encoded by the coding sequence GTGTCAAACGCGATTCGCTACGATCCGCTGCTGATCCGGTACCTCGCGGAGGAGCTCGACCGGCGCCTCCGCGGGCGTGTTTGTGGGTCCACCCCCTTCTTCGCGGCGCGCAGGGTGGCGCTGCTGGCGCTGGACGGCGGTGAAGCGCTGGAGATGGACCTGCACCCGCTGCGCGGTTGGATACGCATCGTCCCCTGGGAGGCGGATGCTGCGCCGCTCGACGCCGTCTGTGCGGGCGTGCACGCCCCGCCCGACGAACGCCGTCTGACCATCGAGATCGACGCGGCCGACCGCTTCCGCTCGGGAGCCCGTCGGTTGGAAGTGGAGCTGATGGCCAACCAGTGGAACGTGCTGCTGGTCTCTGCCGAGGACGAGCGGATCCACTCGACGCTCTGGTCCCGCCGGGCGGGGACGCGTGCCCTGACGCCGGGGGCGCGGTACGAACCCCCATCGTCGTCCGACCGATACGGAGCCGCGGCCGTCAATCGGGAGGCGGCTCGCCGGCGCTGGCGCGAGACGCTGGGTGGCGTGGCCGCGAGCGAGCGGGAGGGGGTGCTTATCCGTGAGTTCGCCTGGACCGGTCGGGTAAATGCCGCCTCCATCCTGGGGAGCGACGCGCAGGCACCGGACTCCGGCGTCGACGGAGATGCCATCGAGCAGGCCTTCGAGCGCTGGTGGGCGCTATGCGCCTTGCCCCCGAGCCGCCCGGTCGTGCTGCACACGCCCTACGGGCTGCAGCCGTATCCCCTTCCGCTGCATGGCTATCGCTGGGAGCGGGCCGAATCCCTGCTGGAGGCGATGGACCGGGTCGCGCAGGCCGCACCGGCCGAGAAGGGCACCCCCAACGGTGAAGACGCGGCGCTGCTCACGGCGGCCCGAACGAGGCTCGAGATGGCTGAGCGGCGGGCCGAGCGACTGGCCGACGAGGTCGCTCGCAGCGGAGGAGCCGAGCGACTGAGGGAGCAGGCCGACCTCCTGCTCGCGCGGCTGCACGAAGTCCCCAGAGGGGCGGAGGAAGTCGAGATCAGCGGCTGGGACGGCGAGCGCGTGCGAATCCGACTGGACCCCACGCGCTCGGCGGCCGACAACGCGACCGAGTGGTACGCCGAAGCCCGACGGCGCGAGCGGGCGGCTGAGCGCCTCCCGGCAATGCTGGAGAAGGCGCGCGCCGAGGTGGAGCGCTGGCGCGAGGCGGTGCGGCTGGGAGAGGCGGGTTCGCTGCCCGACTGGGTGTCGGCCGAGATCGAGCGAGAGCGGGCGAAGGGCCGACAGACCTCCGGCACGCAGACGAGCGCCTTGCCGTACCGGGTGTTCCGATCTTCGGGCGGCCTGGAAATCCGTGTGGGGCGCAACTCCAAGGCGAACGATCAGCTCACCTTCAGCCATTCCAGCCCCAGCGATGTCTGGATGCATGCGCGTTCCGTCCCCGGCTCGCACGTCATCCTTCGCTGGCGCGATCCGGAGGGCGCTCCTCCCGCTCGCGACCTCGAAGAAGCGGCGCGGCTCGCGGCCTACTACAGCAAGGCGCGCACATCGGGCATCGTCCCCGTCGACTGGACGCGGCGGAAGTACGTGCGCAAACACCGGGGTGCGCCTCCAGGAACGGTGGTCCCCTCCCGGGTGAAGACGTTGTTCGTGGAGCCAAAGAAGCCGCCCGAGCCGGCCTGA
- the panB gene encoding 3-methyl-2-oxobutanoate hydroxymethyltransferase has product MSTHSGEGKRVRTLDLLEMKRKGERIAVLTAYDALFARLLDQAGVDVVLVGDSLAEVVLGLESTLPLSVDDMIHHARAVVRGVKRALVVVDMPFLSYQVSREEAVRNAGRILKESGASGVKLEGGSEALADTVAAIVGAGIPVMGHLGFTPQSVHALGGPRVQGRDEAAQKRLLEEARRLEQAGAFSVVLELMPGELARAVSAELTIPTIGIGAGPGCDGQVLVLPDMLGLNTTFKPRFLRHFANLGEQATAGVKAYVEAVKKGEYPADEHTFS; this is encoded by the coding sequence ATGTCGACGCACAGCGGGGAGGGGAAGCGGGTCAGGACTCTTGACCTCCTTGAAATGAAGCGGAAGGGGGAGCGCATCGCGGTGCTCACCGCCTACGATGCCCTCTTCGCGCGACTGCTGGACCAGGCGGGGGTGGATGTGGTGCTGGTGGGCGACTCGCTCGCCGAGGTGGTGCTGGGTCTCGAGTCGACGCTGCCGCTCTCGGTCGACGACATGATCCACCATGCCCGCGCGGTAGTGCGAGGGGTGAAAAGGGCACTGGTGGTGGTGGACATGCCCTTCCTGTCCTATCAGGTCTCCCGGGAAGAAGCGGTTCGCAACGCGGGCCGCATCCTCAAGGAGAGCGGTGCCTCGGGCGTCAAGCTGGAGGGGGGAAGCGAGGCGCTGGCGGACACGGTCGCGGCGATCGTCGGCGCCGGGATCCCGGTGATGGGGCATCTCGGCTTCACTCCCCAGTCGGTCCACGCCCTGGGCGGGCCCCGCGTGCAGGGTCGCGACGAGGCGGCCCAGAAGCGCCTGCTGGAGGAAGCTCGGCGGCTCGAGCAGGCCGGCGCTTTCTCCGTCGTGCTCGAGCTGATGCCGGGAGAGCTCGCGCGCGCCGTCTCGGCTGAGCTCACCATTCCGACCATCGGAATCGGTGCCGGGCCGGGTTGTGACGGGCAGGTGCTCGTCCTTCCCGACATGCTCGGCCTGAACACGACCTTCAAGCCACGCTTCCTGCGGCATTTCGCTAACCTCGGGGAACAGGCCACGGCCGGGGTCAAGGCCTACGTCGAGGCCGTGAAGAAGGGCGAGTACCCGGCCGACGAGCACACCTTCTCCTGA
- a CDS encoding phosphoribosylanthranilate isomerase encodes MTAVRVKICGLTRRPDAELAAASGAHYGGVILAPGGRRSIDLAAAAEVLDGLPLRRVGVFVDATVEEMRRAAHIVSLDVLQLHGSELPETAQQLRSEGRWEVWKALRPRPGMDLVTELRRYAGRVDGILLDGWSPSAPGGTGTPFPWEAVAPHRDAIPPRVSLVVAGGLSPSNVRAAIELLRPDVVDVSSGVEDSPGVKNADAVTAFISAALDAVADPFPRS; translated from the coding sequence ATGACCGCCGTGCGGGTGAAGATCTGCGGGCTCACCAGGCGGCCCGATGCCGAGCTGGCGGCGGCATCGGGCGCTCACTATGGAGGAGTGATCCTCGCCCCCGGAGGTCGTCGCTCGATCGATCTGGCGGCCGCGGCGGAGGTGCTGGACGGTCTTCCCCTCCGGCGCGTCGGCGTGTTCGTCGACGCGACCGTCGAAGAGATGCGCCGCGCAGCTCACATCGTCTCGCTCGACGTGCTCCAGCTGCACGGCTCCGAGTTGCCCGAGACCGCGCAGCAGCTGCGCAGCGAAGGCCGCTGGGAGGTGTGGAAGGCGCTCCGCCCGCGCCCGGGTATGGACCTCGTGACCGAGTTGCGGCGCTACGCGGGACGGGTCGATGGCATCCTGCTGGACGGCTGGTCTCCCTCCGCGCCCGGCGGTACCGGTACACCCTTTCCCTGGGAGGCGGTCGCGCCGCACCGGGACGCGATTCCCCCGCGAGTGAGCCTGGTGGTGGCGGGAGGCCTGTCTCCCTCGAACGTTCGCGCCGCCATCGAGCTGCTGCGTCCCGACGTCGTGGACGTGAGCTCGGGCGTGGAGGACTCTCCCGGTGTCAAGAACGCGGACGCCGTGACCGCTTTTATAAGTGCGGCCCTCGATGCCGTCGCCGACCCCTTCCCGAGATCCTGA
- the trpB gene encoding tryptophan synthase subunit beta, giving the protein MSESVIDTPASSSTSGWFGRFGGRFVPETLIAALDELVAVYAEASADPTYWEELGDLWRDYVGRPTPLYHARRLGEAAGGIEVYLKREDLNHTGSHKINNTLGQVLLARRMGKRRIIAETGAGQHGVATATVCALFGLNCVVYMGEEDVRRQALNVYRMRLLGAEVRPVGSGTRTLKDATNEAIRDWVTNVQDTHYIIGSVVGPDPYPRMVRDFQSVIGRETRSQLLEITGSLPAAVVACVGGGSNSIGMFHPFLEDAEVELVGIEAAGEGLETGRHAASLTAGQPGVLHGALSYLLQDEHGQVAPAHSVSAGLDYPGVGPEHASLRDSGRATYASVTDREALDGFEQLSRLEGIIPALESAHAIAYVLREGRRWRGGRPVVICLSGRGDKDVAQVAELTQQGLDT; this is encoded by the coding sequence ATGTCCGAGTCTGTAATCGATACGCCCGCGAGCTCTTCCACCTCCGGCTGGTTCGGTCGTTTCGGGGGCCGCTTCGTGCCGGAAACGCTCATCGCTGCCCTCGATGAGCTGGTGGCGGTATACGCCGAGGCCTCGGCGGATCCGACTTACTGGGAAGAGCTCGGCGACCTCTGGCGCGATTACGTGGGTCGCCCCACGCCGCTCTATCACGCGCGCAGGCTCGGTGAGGCCGCGGGTGGGATCGAGGTCTACCTAAAGCGCGAGGACCTGAACCACACCGGCTCGCACAAGATCAACAACACCCTCGGGCAGGTGCTCCTCGCCCGGCGGATGGGGAAGCGACGCATCATCGCCGAAACGGGCGCCGGACAGCACGGCGTGGCCACCGCCACGGTGTGCGCGCTGTTCGGGCTGAATTGCGTGGTCTACATGGGGGAGGAGGACGTCCGGCGGCAGGCGCTCAACGTCTACCGCATGCGCTTGCTGGGCGCGGAGGTGAGGCCGGTCGGCAGCGGAACGCGCACACTGAAGGACGCCACCAACGAGGCGATCCGCGACTGGGTGACGAACGTCCAGGACACCCACTACATCATCGGATCGGTGGTCGGGCCGGATCCCTACCCGCGCATGGTGCGCGACTTCCAGTCGGTGATCGGCCGGGAGACACGCTCGCAGCTCCTGGAGATCACCGGCAGCCTCCCGGCAGCGGTGGTCGCCTGCGTCGGGGGAGGGTCCAACTCGATCGGGATGTTCCACCCGTTCCTCGAGGACGCGGAGGTCGAGCTGGTCGGCATCGAGGCGGCGGGCGAGGGATTGGAGACTGGTCGTCACGCCGCCTCACTCACCGCCGGGCAGCCCGGCGTACTGCACGGCGCGCTCTCCTATCTGCTGCAGGACGAGCACGGCCAGGTGGCCCCGGCGCACAGTGTCTCGGCGGGGCTCGACTACCCGGGTGTGGGTCCCGAGCACGCCTCCCTGCGCGATAGCGGCCGCGCGACCTACGCCAGCGTCACAGACCGCGAGGCACTCGACGGCTTCGAGCAGCTCTCCCGCCTGGAGGGGATCATCCCGGCGCTGGAGAGCGCCCACGCCATCGCCTACGTGCTGCGCGAGGGGCGGCGCTGGCGGGGAGGGAGGCCGGTGGTGATCTGCCTGAGTGGTCGCGGCGACAAGGACGTTGCGCAGGTGGCCGAGCTCACCCAGCAGGGGTTGGACACCTAG
- a CDS encoding HEAT repeat domain-containing protein — protein MDGRQAPGIGAADFPTDSADRSPVAGQIEELLRTFSSTVRSYRLYAGNGPMLERFVVVLRERVRDVWEELDRLRLEITENAILWEGHRVYPTGDAGADLAFLFYKDGIRTVTLLPGLEEELDRLLSVLGRAPQLREEEDDLVTLLWEENLAGLRYELVDLPVDSIDLGAPSGAAPARIDPAAVRAAASEPAPSTGLSADDFRETLYFLDEDELRKLEHEVQLEANRDLWRDVLNALLDRLEDGSPERQLRIARILEEVLPSMLSSGAFDRAASLLDELTRIATGETPLPPEVLQRIRLVFEQLASPQTLEQLVEMMDEPARAPGADSFERLLGYFPPASLAPLTQLIDRIARPDTRRIVTAAAERLAAGNRDQVVRLLASDDPLVVRGALRWVGSLAIGSAAGEVMRLLRHDSPLVREAAVEAVVGLRAAVAGNTVIALLDDPEREVRMAAARALGALEHSAAREPLEEAIQGKRLRAADRTEKLAFFEALGRVGGAEAVPFLDRLLNGRKWLGRGEPAEIRACAAYGLARVRHPSARQSLERAADDSDPVVRTAVARALRGGTEG, from the coding sequence ATGGACGGGCGGCAGGCCCCCGGGATCGGCGCCGCGGATTTTCCGACGGACTCCGCTGACCGCTCGCCGGTGGCGGGGCAGATCGAGGAGTTGCTGCGCACGTTCTCCTCGACCGTGCGCAGCTACCGGCTCTACGCCGGCAATGGGCCCATGCTCGAGCGGTTCGTGGTGGTCCTGCGCGAGCGGGTACGCGATGTCTGGGAGGAATTGGATCGCCTGCGGCTCGAGATCACGGAGAACGCCATCCTCTGGGAGGGGCACCGGGTTTATCCGACCGGCGACGCCGGTGCCGACCTCGCCTTTCTCTTCTACAAGGACGGTATCCGCACGGTGACGCTCCTGCCGGGGCTGGAGGAGGAGCTGGACCGCCTGCTCTCCGTGCTCGGGCGTGCACCGCAGCTCCGCGAAGAAGAGGACGACCTCGTCACCCTCCTGTGGGAGGAGAACCTGGCCGGCCTCCGGTACGAGCTCGTGGACCTGCCGGTGGACTCCATCGACCTCGGCGCTCCGAGCGGAGCCGCCCCGGCGCGCATCGATCCCGCTGCCGTCCGCGCCGCCGCCTCGGAACCGGCCCCATCCACCGGCCTCTCCGCCGACGATTTCCGCGAGACCCTCTACTTCCTCGACGAGGACGAGCTGAGGAAGCTCGAGCACGAGGTGCAGCTCGAGGCAAATCGAGACCTCTGGCGCGACGTGCTCAACGCACTCCTGGATCGGCTGGAGGACGGCTCCCCGGAGCGGCAGCTGCGCATCGCTCGCATCCTCGAAGAGGTGCTCCCCTCGATGCTCTCGTCGGGAGCGTTCGACCGGGCGGCCAGTCTGCTCGACGAGCTCACGCGCATTGCCACGGGTGAGACTCCGCTTCCGCCGGAGGTGCTCCAGCGGATCCGCCTCGTCTTCGAGCAGCTAGCCAGCCCGCAAACGCTCGAGCAACTGGTGGAGATGATGGATGAGCCGGCGCGCGCTCCCGGCGCCGACTCGTTCGAGCGCCTGCTCGGCTATTTCCCGCCGGCCAGCCTTGCCCCGCTGACCCAGCTGATCGATCGCATCGCGCGGCCTGATACGCGGCGTATCGTGACCGCCGCGGCCGAGCGCCTCGCCGCCGGCAACCGGGACCAGGTGGTTCGGCTCCTTGCCAGCGATGACCCGCTGGTGGTACGGGGAGCGCTGCGGTGGGTGGGCAGTCTGGCGATTGGCAGCGCCGCCGGTGAGGTGATGCGCCTGCTGCGACACGACTCTCCGCTGGTGCGGGAGGCGGCGGTGGAGGCGGTCGTGGGGCTGCGAGCTGCCGTGGCGGGAAACACGGTGATCGCGCTGCTCGACGACCCCGAGCGCGAGGTGAGGATGGCGGCCGCGCGCGCCCTCGGTGCCCTGGAGCATTCGGCCGCTCGCGAGCCGCTCGAGGAGGCGATTCAGGGGAAGCGGCTCCGGGCCGCGGACCGGACGGAGAAGCTGGCCTTCTTCGAGGCGCTGGGGAGGGTCGGCGGGGCGGAGGCGGTACCGTTCCTGGATCGGTTGCTGAACGGGCGGAAGTGGCTGGGGAGGGGCGAGCCGGCGGAGATCCGGGCCTGTGCGGCGTACGGTCTGGCACGGGTGCGCCACCCCTCCGCGCGGCAGTCGCTCGAGCGGGCGGCCGACGATTCCGACCCTGTGGTCCGCACGGCCGTTGCCCGCGCGCTCCGTGGAGGGACCGAGGGATGA